TTTTTGCAAATGTCCTTGGGAAGATATGCGCGCATGGCCTCGGCGTTGAAAACGTCTTCGCCGTAGAAGTCGATGTTTGCGGGTGCTGCGGGGAGGTTAGCGCCGGCGTTTTCGCTGGCGATTTCCTTGATAGCTTTTAATCTGTATTCGTTGCTCATGGCAATCTCCTATTATGTTTTGTTTTCGGTGCCATAAAAGCAAAACGCGTGCCAAAATCAAAAAATGGCGAATTCGTTACAAAATCGCAAATTTAAAGCTGTTACAAAAATTCGGAGCTTTCCAAAATTTGAAAAATAGATTGTAATCTTACGATTTTTGTAAAATGTAAAAAGTTTCGAAAAATCGCTTGAAATTTTTTATCTTATATAAAAAAGGGTTTTCCATTGAATAAGTTGCTTGTTTGTATTTTGGTTTTTATGCTTGCAATGGCGGCTTCGGCGGCTGTCAAGAAAAAGCGTTTTGATATCGGCGGGGGCGATGCGCCTGCCGCGACGGAAGCGACTGTCGAATCGGTTGCACCTGCGGAAGGTACTGCTGCCGAACCTGCTATGGAGCCTGAAAAACCGGTAGAAAAATCGCGGTCTCTTTATACGGTGATTGCGGAGGAGCAGAAGGTTCTTCGTGAAAAGTTGACGGCGACGATTTCGGCGATGAAAAGCGGCGACAGGGATGCCATCTGGAAGTTCCTCGCAATTTGCCTTGTGTATGGCATGCTGCATGCGCTTGGTCCCGGACATGGAAAGTCGATTGTGGTAGGTTACTTTATTGCGCGTCGTGGTCGCTGGCGGCAGGGCGTTGCACTTGGGGCGGGCATTACCGTGACGCACACGATGAGTGCTGTTCTCTTGTTGCTGATTCTGTATGCGATTTTCAAGGCGACCGTGTTTACTGCGTTTGAAACAGGCCGCATCGGAATCGAACGGGCGAGTTATGCGCTCATTATGCTTACGGGTGTGTTGCTTGTGGTGCTTGCGATTCGCGATGTGATTAAGTCGCGCAAGGGTTGTGAATGTGCTGCTCGGATTGATGCCGCGGAGGGTGCCGTTGCGGAATCAAAATTGCCGCCGGTTGCCCGTTGGCGCGAAATCTTGGGTGTTGCTGCGGTTACGGGAATTGTGCCCTGCCCAGCTGTCGCGCTGATTGTGCTGTTTTGCCTGTTGAATTCCATGGTGGCGCTGTCGCTCCTGGGCGCGCTTGTCATTTGCGTCGGTATGACGATTACGAATGTGGCCTTCGGCATTGCGGCCGTGGCATTCCGCAAGGGAATCGATAAGGGAAGTGCCCATACCCGTATCGCGACAAAAATATACACCGTCGCGACTCTCGCAGGCGGTATCATTATCTTTATTTCGGGGCTGTTGCTGTTTACGAACCAGTATTTTCTATATATGTAAAAATTTTAATTAGGGTTAAGGAAATGATAAAGGCTTATTTTGTCCTCCTATCCATGATGCTTTTGATTGCGGGATGCGGAGGTGATTCTTCATCCAATGCCAGTGAGCATTACGAAAGCGTTTCTTCTATAGAGGATTGCGATAAAGATCATCAGGATGATTCTGTCTATGTAAAAAGTATGGATGTCTACATGACATGCCAGGATGGATTCTGGATGGAGTTTACAAACTCTGAAACGGAATCCCGTTCCGACGGTAAGAGTTCGTCAAGTTCCAAAAAAGACAATAGCTCCGAAAATGGATCTGATGATAAAAGTAGTTCCTCTGATGAAGGCAAATCCGAGAGCAGCTCTTCTTATGAGCACAATCCCGAGAGCATAGAATCTCTTTATGTCGCTGCAGACGACACCTTGTTTTCTCTCAAGTATTTGAATGATTGCAATAGTTCTCACGAAGGCAAGTATGTTTTTGTCATTTCCTTGAACGCTTACCTAGTTTGCAGTGATGATGAGTGGAAAGAATTCAAGCCTCCTGTTCACAAGTCCAGTTCTTCAACAGTCGTAGTGGATTCAAATAATCAGACTGGCATTAGCGATTTGTCAAATTATTTTGATGTCTACAAGGATACCGTTGCTCATGGCAGCTCTAGCATGACCATGATTGAACTTCCCGAGATTTTTAAGGCCGACAGTCTTTTTGGTAAATGCGACGACAGCAAGGATGGCAAGGTTTTCGTAGATTCCGCAGGGGTTATCAAAGCTTCGTCAGACAATTTATACTATTGCAAGAATCATGTCTGGGTTGCGTTGACGTATCAGGGGGCGAATGGGGTTGCGCTTGGTGATGCTCCTGATGGAACCTTTGCTGAAGCGGTGTACCCGACGAAAAATGCAAAGAAAAATAAAATGTCGGCTTATTGCAGTAATGAAGTTCCAGGTGGCGAACAGTATGTGATGGATGGAATCTGGAGATTGGCAGGTGATTTGGAAACCTGTTTCGGGAAAATGTGCTCTATTGTAAATCGCGGTTCCCTGTATAATTTTAAGGGCTATTGGTACATCTGTTCTGTGAATGGATGGGCTGAATCGGACATTCTTAAACTAAAAAACGTTAATTTTTTCAATGAGGATGTTGAGTTTGGCTCTTTGACTGATGAACGCGATGGTCATGTATACAGGACCGTTGAAATTGACGGTGTCACATGGATGGCTGAGAATTTGAACTACAAGGGCGGTGACAAAGAAGTTGGCGCTTGCTACAAAGATGATCCTGCAAACTGCGAAATCACCGGACGCTTCTACAAATGGGCGGACTTCATGAACGCGGCGGATTCCGGTGACGCACTTACAAATCATGGCATTTGTCCTGAAGGCTGGGAAGTCCCGGATACCACACTCTTCCAGAATCTGTTCAAGAACCATTCCGCAGATCTTTATTCTCCGTCGGCTTGGACTTTTGTTGATGATGCTCATTCGTTTGATTCTGAAATGAATACTTCGGGATTTACCGCTTTGGGCGGGCGTCTGTATATCAATATCTTTTGGAATAGCTCAACTCAATTCTGCATTGCTTCTGCAGCGCGCGGTAACCGTTATTATGCGATAATGGAGCCTTTCCAATCGTCTTCTACAAAAGTTAGCACATCTTCTTCCGATTATTGCAATTTGCGTTGCGTCAAAAGCGCTGTCGTGGCGGAGGAGGTTGAATAATGAAGATCCTTAACAAAATCAGCGCTTTGCATATTGCAGTTCTGTTTACCCTTCCTTTGATTTTCCTTGGATGCGGAGATGATTCTGCCTCTTCGGAAAATACGGCGACTTCTCAAGAATATGTTAGGACTTTGGAAGACTTGGACGATTACGAATGTACCAGTGCAAGAGAAGGCTTTATCATATTCCTTTCCGAAGATGAAGAAAGGATGGTTTGCCATTCCAAACGCTGGATTGAATATTCTGAATGGGCTGAAAAGTCCAGTTCATCAACAAAATCAAGCTCGTCTGCAAAGTCTAGCTCCTCTACAAACTCGAGTTCTTCGGCAAAATCCAGTTCTTCTGAAAAATCTAGTTCCAGCGTGAGATCGTCCAGTTCCAGCAGAATTTCTGGCAGCGATAGTGCCTCCGTTTGCGAAGGAAAATATGGTTGCCTAGGATCATTCCATCAATATTCGGATCTCCCTGCCTGCGACAAATCCTTGTCCGATAAAACAGGCTATGTAGAGTCCTTCGATAGATTCCTTAAATGTTCCGGAACTTTATGGATTGAAGACTTTGTTGCCAATTATAACAAGGATTGTACTGCAGAGACTCAAGGGATGGGTATTTATGATTCAAAGAAGCAGGATACATTGGTTTGTGTCAATGGAGAGTGGTACTCCATGCGTAATTTCTTCATTGGAGAAAGGGACGAAGAAAACCCGTTTAAAGCATGGAACGAAAACGCATTGGATCATGAGATATTCCACTATATAACGGATGCCCGTGATTCTGTCTTTGCTTCTTGTACAGCGGCAAAAGAAGGAACCTTCCTTTATGACGAGAGACTGCCGGGATATTCGAGTTATGGTTACTACCGCTGTACTGATGGGTACTGGCATGTGCTTCCCGACTCCGTGGCGGATACGGTTGGTCTAGGCAAAGCTCCCGAAGGTTCCTTCGCCATTGCTCGTTTTTCCAAGGATACCACCAAAGCGCGTAGTCTTTTGTCGAAGAAATGCTTGGTGAACGACGACAAGCCGTATCCGGCCTACTATGTATATGAAGGCGAAGGCTGGCGCAAGGCCACAAATGAAGAAATCTGTAATCTCCACGCTTGCACGAAATCGATTGAAGGCGAAATCTACTATATGCTGGGCTACCGCTTCCGCTGTGAAAATCACAAGTGGGTTCAGGATAGCATTCTGAATACGGCTAAGGAGGATTTTTTCAATCCTTCCGTGAAATACGGCCAGCTGAAGGATCCCCGCGATGGACGCATTTACAAGACTCTGGATATCGGTGGCAGAACTTGGATGGCCGAAAACCTGAATTACCTTGACGATTCTGA
Above is a window of Fibrobacter sp. UWT2 DNA encoding:
- a CDS encoding nickel/cobalt transporter — protein: MLAMAASAAVKKKRFDIGGGDAPAATEATVESVAPAEGTAAEPAMEPEKPVEKSRSLYTVIAEEQKVLREKLTATISAMKSGDRDAIWKFLAICLVYGMLHALGPGHGKSIVVGYFIARRGRWRQGVALGAGITVTHTMSAVLLLLILYAIFKATVFTAFETGRIGIERASYALIMLTGVLLVVLAIRDVIKSRKGCECAARIDAAEGAVAESKLPPVARWREILGVAAVTGIVPCPAVALIVLFCLLNSMVALSLLGALVICVGMTITNVAFGIAAVAFRKGIDKGSAHTRIATKIYTVATLAGGIIIFISGLLLFTNQYFLYM
- a CDS encoding FISUMP domain-containing protein; this encodes MKILNKISALHIAVLFTLPLIFLGCGDDSASSENTATSQEYVRTLEDLDDYECTSAREGFIIFLSEDEERMVCHSKRWIEYSEWAEKSSSSTKSSSSAKSSSSTNSSSSAKSSSSEKSSSSVRSSSSSRISGSDSASVCEGKYGCLGSFHQYSDLPACDKSLSDKTGYVESFDRFLKCSGTLWIEDFVANYNKDCTAETQGMGIYDSKKQDTLVCVNGEWYSMRNFFIGERDEENPFKAWNENALDHEIFHYITDARDSVFASCTAAKEGTFLYDERLPGYSSYGYYRCTDGYWHVLPDSVADTVGLGKAPEGSFAIARFSKDTTKARSLLSKKCLVNDDKPYPAYYVYEGEGWRKATNEEICNLHACTKSIEGEIYYMLGYRFRCENHKWVQDSILNTAKEDFFNPSVKYGQLKDPRDGRIYKTLDIGGRTWMAENLNYLDDSENMAKKNYCYGDTACETYGRWYEWTAAMNIDPKYDSISAPAFSSDEDRRGVCPQGWHIPDSLEWMALVENYSYKELMSEYGWVIDWYSVSATSNTGYNQTGFSAIPMGYRSTGSFSYIVVP
- a CDS encoding FISUMP domain-containing protein; amino-acid sequence: MMLLIAGCGGDSSSNASEHYESVSSIEDCDKDHQDDSVYVKSMDVYMTCQDGFWMEFTNSETESRSDGKSSSSSKKDNSSENGSDDKSSSSDEGKSESSSSYEHNPESIESLYVAADDTLFSLKYLNDCNSSHEGKYVFVISLNAYLVCSDDEWKEFKPPVHKSSSSTVVVDSNNQTGISDLSNYFDVYKDTVAHGSSSMTMIELPEIFKADSLFGKCDDSKDGKVFVDSAGVIKASSDNLYYCKNHVWVALTYQGANGVALGDAPDGTFAEAVYPTKNAKKNKMSAYCSNEVPGGEQYVMDGIWRLAGDLETCFGKMCSIVNRGSLYNFKGYWYICSVNGWAESDILKLKNVNFFNEDVEFGSLTDERDGHVYRTVEIDGVTWMAENLNYKGGDKEVGACYKDDPANCEITGRFYKWADFMNAADSGDALTNHGICPEGWEVPDTTLFQNLFKNHSADLYSPSAWTFVDDAHSFDSEMNTSGFTALGGRLYINIFWNSSTQFCIASAARGNRYYAIMEPFQSSSTKVSTSSSDYCNLRCVKSAVVAEEVE